A window from Temnothorax longispinosus isolate EJ_2023e chromosome 1, Tlon_JGU_v1, whole genome shotgun sequence encodes these proteins:
- the LOC139821866 gene encoding uncharacterized protein, with product MAIFNVGFYLSVLVACIIISPSLIQGRSLRRRHGHHSHSSHYNLEESLPRDLSGRLEDDLESYRNSYGQTKTRGYPQILNRSSKYEGSEDLPSYFRRSRHESDSRGRESLRPMELVARRKRHNKHDSMTYQKLSKPNEQNRNHQGSNDHGPKVSTRPIENDPPFLELEVKEAQNRSICKYTVESVPDVRGSRVPKDLEHVKCNYMQSHCQGIYCCIQTYKNIEVSYGDGEKEKMRLYVGCVCAEISISSDVQESQLPINN from the coding sequence ATGGCGATATTCAACGTCGGATTTTACCTGTCTGTTCTTGTCGCCTGTATCATCATTAGCCCGTCGCTCATTCAAGGCCGGAGTCTGAGACGCCGACACGGGCATCATTCCCATTCAAGTCATTACAATCTCGAGGAATCGCTGCCACGAGATCTATCGGGACGTCTCGAGGATGATCTGGAGTCTTATCGCAATTCCTACGGACAGACGAAGACACGCGGATATCCTCAAATTTTGAATCGTTCCTCGAAGTACGAGGGTTCGGAGGATCTACCATCGTACTTCCGCCGTTCCAGACACGAATCTGACTCGAGAGGTCGCGAGTCCTTGCGACCAATGGAGCTCGTCGCCAGGAGAAAACGTCACAATAAACATGACAGCATGACCTATCAAAAACTGAGCAAACCCAACGAGCAGAACAGGAACCACCAAGGATCGAACGATCACGGACCCAAGGTTTCCACAAGACCGATCGAGAACGATCCTCCTTTCTTGGAGCTGGAGGTGAAGGAGGCGCAGAACAGATCCATATGCAAGTACACCGTGGAGTCGGTACCAGACGTTCGGGGTTCCCGGGTACCAAAGGATCTGGAGCATGTGAAATGCAATTACATGCAATCACACTGTCAGGGCATCTACTGCTGCATACAAACATACAAAAACATCGAGGTGTCCTATGGCGATGGCGAGAAGGAGAAAATGAGGCTCTACGTAGGCTGCGTGTGCGCCGAGATCTCCATATCCAGTGATGTACAGGAGTCGCAGCTACCTATCAACAATTGA